Part of the Vigna angularis cultivar LongXiaoDou No.4 chromosome 1, ASM1680809v1, whole genome shotgun sequence genome, tatttgataaatattgataatttttaaataaaatattaaaagagaaaaaattatttacctGATGAACTGTTGATTCTTATTGATTCTAAGTCATATGGATAATGAATCAATAattcaaaatgtttttcttatgtatttaaaatattaaataaaacgtttgaaatataaataaacttaataaatttagttaaaataaataaaatgaaattgagaaataagttaaattttagatatttattatttattatactaacctcatatttacacttatttttatttcacataAGTGAAAGACAAATTTGATAAACAAGGGTTTGAAATACTTTAAGATTACCGACGGTCATAATTCGTCGGTAATGTATAAAATCCGTCGATAATTAGCATTTATCGACGACTTATCGATGGCCAACATACCGTCGATAAAAACGTTGTCGGTAAACTTTACCGACAGATCTTTcgtccgtcggtaattaccgaagactTTTGGTCGTTagtaaagccttcggtaattatcaaAAGATCTAGGCCTTCgataaatccgtcggtaaatgTCGTGacctggttcatcttcttcttcttccttcgttcctgtgtcaattttttttttcatttccacgAACTCCGCCACCAAAATGGCATCACGCGAATAACCATAGGGAATCATGGAGAGTTGAGCTCGCTGGAAAAGTTTAGGACCGGTGATGTTGTGTCATTTTATCATAGAGAGTTGAGCTCGCCGGAAAAATTTAGGACCGGTTTAGGACCAGTGATGTTGTGTCATTTTATCATGTAGAGTTGAGCTCATCGGAAAAGTTTAATACCGGTAATGTTTCTAATCGCACAAATGAACTCTACAACAGCCCACCAGAAAACTTGAGTTTGTCGGAAAAGTGGAGCTCGCCGGAAAAGTTCAAAGCATCCCGTGATGGTGGAGACTATCCTGCGATGGTGGAGAGCAACCCGCAATGGTAGAGAGCTGAAGCCACAAGACGGTAAAGAGAAATGAGTAGTGGTGGTGTGAAACTGAGTTGGTAAAGAAAATAAGGAGAAATGAGCGTCTTTGCCACATATATTGACACTTGAGGCAGAATTTGGGCGGGAAAATTCTCGCTCTTTTTACCAACGAACATGGACCTTCGGTAAATTCGTCGGTAATGTCGGTAAGTGAAATAATGAACGGGAAAATTCCCGCTTTTTTTACCGACggtcaaaagccttcggtaaaatcGTCGAtaagtgacattgacattaccGATGGATTTACCGATGGAACATGTCTGTCGGTAATGTGTATGTCAGTTATCGACAGATTTACCGAAGACTTTTGGCcgttgataaataaaattcaaaattcgtCGGTAATACTGTCGATAATGAAAATTTACCGATAAAAATATATTCGTCGATAAAAATCCGtcgataatattaataatttttgtagtgaaaaaattataaaaagttctATTACATacacacaaacaaaaatttactcttaattttgtttaaatgacAAATATGACTATATTAATAATAGTGTTTCACATGTCTcgttaacaatatatattagtCATTGTCTTGTTACATGTCCCATTTAATGAAATTGTTTTAtctttgtcaaaaaaatgttgatacaaactaaaatgaatattatatgatggtctaaaattaattttaattttagttatggTAATTAcaacactttaaaaaaaatgtttatgatgGGTCTATATCGATATATTAACTCACAAgacaaataatatcaataaaattttaaatcaactcACATAAAAGAGTAATACTATTTccaatttaaaactttattgcattcattattgtaattttctattttaattcaatGTAAGATTTATACTTACATATTAATCTTTAATAGTATTTCAAAAGTGACTTCCTTTTATattaatacacttttttttctaacgaaaacattttcaaacaagaGTATCCATTTTtgtataacataaaatataaactttcaattaaattagcaataaatgattttttaaaaaaaataaaatgtataatcaCACGTGAGATAAATAGTTAAATGATTGTTTagttacatatataaaaaaatatctatctTTTTATAGTATTGACAAGGAAAAAATTgtagaatattttcaaagtataCAAATATAAGCATTTTAGAGTTTTTCCTTGTCATGATATCATGTTTTTTTAAgaagtattatatatattttgtaaaatatatatgaatattttattttagtaaaactataataaattattatttattgtgtCTCCTAACAAAAAAATTCTGGATCTGCCACTGTCTACTTACGAGGTTGAAATCTATCGCTGCGACGTTCACAAACTACAACAGTGTTCACTGCAGAAACATAGTTTTACTTAGTACAAAATAGGAGCATCCACTAGAACCTTCCTAGAATTTACTCATATGATTAGATAACAGCATTTAAAGTGTACAACAAAAACAATACCTTCTCTTCGAACcaataccaaaataaataaataacataaaaatagttttcagaatatttattttctttcctacaggtttttgtttatttgaataaatttgaaggaaagtgattgaatgaatttgaaaagatttgaatgtaaattttttgttgtttatttgaaaagattttaaaagtaagtgaaaataaattttaaaaataaagtttatgaaaattagtgtaaaatttgattgatatgacagattaaaaaaatatacttccaaatccactctcacttaacttcaaaatccattcaaataaacaaaaaaaaaattagtttcaaatcctttcaaattcataaattcatttcatctcttttttaaattcattcaagtgaataaCTAGTTAATGATAAACCACTTTATGTCATAGTTACGCTGCTATTTGTAAACAGAGAGATTAATGTATTGAAATgatttttgttaaaaagaatGACTACGGTACAGAAACAGAAGCGTTGACAAAATACACTATTATCAATCTTAACAAGGAACCCAAGCAAAATCTACTTTTGTTACTGGTTtaagcaaaagcaaaaaattagaaacaaaaataaatttttgcgTGTGCTCTTCTGCCACAATGATTGATAAACATTTGTCATTTGTTTTACGAAAGTATTGTCGATATGAGTTTATATGTCCATTAAGATGAGCTAGAGcacttctaattttaaattttatcaaattaatttattaatgaagTTTATACCtatttatactataaattaattttattttcattacacgtgatatttctaaaataatataataagcaTTTAACTTCACAGAGATGTTGAGACATTTTATAATTCGGAAAATGGCAGAGATGTTGAAATGGGGAGATtccattttttatcattttccgAGAGTCATTAAGGGGATATGGGTTGAGTGTGGACTTAAGGGAAGTATAGAGgtgtttaaaatcaaataaaaggaGAAAAACTAAAAACCAATCCATATAATCTATAAGTGAATAAGTCTGAAAAATTTTTGATTCTGTTTTGTAAGAGTTGAGCTGTTCAATTTGatgttatttgaatttttaaaaacgACTTAAATCAAACCCAActctaatatatattaatatattattattattattgacagGAATTTTAGTTTGGGGTTataaattaagtatttaaataaatgtgttcttttttatatattaagaagcttatataataaaagtacTTAAGAGAGTTTATATAGATAAGTCATGTCTATGCATTCTAATGTTGTTAGGCCATCATACGTTGATAAAGGTCCTTTTAGACTctaagaaaagaatgaaaatctTCTCCATTTATAATTACTTGACCTAATATAGTTTTTGTTGTAAATTTGTTAagtaaaatatagtttttcacctAAAAAACAACATTggacaaaactaaaatatatatttcattatctTAAGAGTATTatgaatatgaatttattttatctaaatgATTCAAAATAAGATCTGTTTCGGGTAAGATGTTGAGATCTCTTACTCAAAACATTTTCACCTAGATGAACTTCTTGAAGATCTTGCATTATCCAAATTGTATTgttcactttttctctctcccttGTCCAAACTATGGGAGTTACCTGTCAAAGACACTCTGACACTCAAGTTAGTGGTTTACTCAATAATTCTATAATAAGAATAAGTAATCAAAGTTAATTACCTGTCAATATATAACAAAtgatattattcttattaattgtCAATCAATGACTATTATTCTCATTAGTTGCCCATTAGTAACTATTATTGCTCAGACTAATTCTTATTATTGACTATTCCAGATGGATCTGTCATTCCCTTGTTGGAAGGTCGACCGCCTGATCGTTGACTAGTCATACAATACACAAGTCCTTCACGTCCAAACAAACTTTTTATTAGGAAAGGTGCACAAAGATTATTATGAACTTAAGAAAAGTCGTTCATGTTGTaccaaaaaatttatttatttttttttcaaactgaactgaataaaatcatattgcaattttattttatttttgtttggaattataaaatcaaatggTCATACAACTGATAAACATAatctaatagaaaaaaattaaaaactcaatacaacaatttttttaatgaataatctattcaaaatagtaaaatttatgcaagatttaaaattaaattgtttttttttgtttttatatgtgaGGACTGAATTAAAGACTTGATACttaataaaacacaatttttataaaaaacttaattaaaaatacttaaatttacgAAAAAGctaaaattcaattcaattaaattaatattttaaaatacaatatctAATTAGTCCGAATcattaatctaaaacaaaaatatatattaagaataaCTAATTTCACTTATTTAGATAACAAGAGAATGTacacatttaaaattaaaaaaaaattgactatatttcatcccatttgaaatattaataaacatatttccacataaaatataaaatgtaaacgCACGGGATACGATACAGTGTGATGACGTAAGATCTGTGAAGAGTTTtcctaatataataaataatatatattttgtggtTGAATccatgattaattattaatgtgaATAACGCGGCCTCAGAGACACACATTGTTTGACGGTCTCGGTCGCTGTTTCTGGGAAGCAGCAAACTAGGAAACAAACATTCTCATCTCCATCGCTTCCTCTCctctccatatatatatatatatatatatatgcatattcGTGTGAATGTTGTATCCCACCCTGCACCCATCTAGCACAGAAAAACATTAGGTGAAAACACACCATAAAAgaagggaaagaaagaaaaggatcAAAACCTTCCTCCTTCTGTCCGTTACAACCTCAAACTTTCCAACCATGGAAAATATGGGTGGGGAGTACAACCATTTCTGGGACACCTTCTTCCAAAACCAAGAGCTTGATAGGTAATCACAACTCACAAGATTTTCCTTATTCTCCATAAAGCAGTTAATCAACCGTTCATCATGTTGGTATATATAAACATAAGGGATATTGAATTACTAATTAAAAGAATTTGGTGATTGGACATGCAGCTGGGCAATGGATGAGGCGGCGATGTCCGGGTACTATGATTCAAGCTCTCCGGACGGTGGTGCTTCATCGATGGCATCAAAGAACATTGTTTCGGAGAGGAATAGGAGGAAGAAGCTGAACGAAAGGCTCTTTGCGCTTAGAGCCGTGGTCCCCAACATCAGTAAGGTATATATGCTAACAGTGTTGACAAACCCCACCTATATAACTTAGTGTTGTTCATTTCGCTTTCAGAAAAAGTAATAAGCATCTAGCAGCTAGCTAGTATAGGAGATAGGTGGCAGACACGTATTAATTTGGTTGTTGATGGCGAATTTTTACAGATGGACAAAGCTTCTATCATTAAGGATGCTATTGAATACATCCAGCACTTGCATGAGCAAGAGAAGAGAATCGAAGCAGAGATTTTGGATCTGGAATCTGGGAAGCTCAAGAACCCAACCTATGAATTTGATCACGACCTGCCTATTCTCCTCAGGTCTAAGAAGAAGAGAACGGAACAGCTATTTGATTCTGCCACTTCAAGAAATTCCCCAATTGAAGTAATCGAGGTATAGCTCATCACTCTTTTCTGCATTTCATACTCACTCATGTGTTATAAACTCATTGAGATGGTGAATGACAGCTGAGGGTTGCATACATGGGAGACAAGACGTTTGTGGTGAGCTTGACATGTAGTAAAAGGATAGACACAATGGTAAAACTGTGTCAGGTTTTCGAATCTTTAAAGCTGAAGATCATTGCAGCCAATATCACTTCTTTTTCAGGAACACTTTTGAAGACAGTCTTCATTGAGGTTAGTCTCCCACTTTTCCCTTTTGCTAAATTTCAATATCACTTATCTCATAACTTTCTGAATACATTAATccagaaaattttatttaaataaatccTAAACGATAAGCTTATAGATTTTAAACCAATTCCAACCTAAAAGCTTAAGCCAAATACCTTAAGATTTAGTCTGTTATAATCTTTCTGCTTATACATATTATTGGTCTGACTTATTTTAACCAATAGTAATCGTGTTTATCGTCTCAATCAGCATGCATAATGTACTGATTATTGGGAAATGAACCACTTTAGTAAATTGGAAAAGCCGCAGAGTATTTTAGGGACAATGATTGTAACTGTAATGTAAGGACCTGTGTTTGACAGTGGATGATGCAAAAGCAAGGAAGGAAGCATTAATAAGTGAATATCTTCTCTCACCTATTCATACTATCTGTTGTGCCAACTTTAATGTGTTTAACGCGATGTTCTCCCAATCTGAGGTGTCTgggataaaagaaaaaaaataatatataatagatatatattattttaaacttgtaaaaaaaagacaaataaaataataataaaacaataggaaaaattatattaatattcacGTAGTAAATCCACCATTATGATTGTCTTCTCAAGGTCAAGGATAAGCTGGATATTTTATCATCTTATTGTTATCGAGAAAAGGAAGTAATGCAAgaaatttagtccttttaatatttaagtttgaaCCTTATGAATTTAAAAGTTTCAGCCTAGCTCATTTTTTAGAGGcaagcattttttttcttcaatctttccaaaaaataattttcaaattaaccACTTGAAACTTTAAATTATCACAATGTTAacattttgaagttttttttctaAGTCATTCCTTTAACTATTAAATCTATAATaagttataatcaattaaaattttgaaatatcaccatatttatttttttggagAGCTGTAgtgataacataaaaaaatttgatggaTCAAATTAATCTTTGAGTCtagtgtttttaataaaaaatgttaaagtaaTGGTAAAATGTCTTTGAAGAACTAACTAATTTGGTCTTTAAAACTCTTTGAAGACTACCTTGATAGttaacaacttaaaaaaaaaactaaactaagaATTGGTGTTCATCAGAAAGACTATTGGAGGAGGAACTTTTTCTTCCTTACATAAATTCAGTGTCAACTAATTTATGTTCTATTAATTCTCATTTAACAACACGTCTAATACTGTCTTTGTCATTTTTGTCTCTTccttaactattttttttctaatattaggataaaatataaggaattgtatataattatgggttatttaataatttcaaaatatctCACTGCAGTAGAACTACATTGATTTTAGAAAATAGCACAAAATTAgcgttttattaaaattaagtcaAAACAGAAGTGACAACTAGCAGTCAAAACAGAAGTGACAATTAGCAACTAATAAGTTGATTAGCGGCGCAGGATTTTATCCCCGAACGGAGATAAGTGGCGGATGTCTATATggttatatatttcatatttttaaattgtaaaatgttaacctttaaaatattcatacataaaataaagaagaaaaaatattgaaaataaactattaatacattaaaaatagttACACAAATTACTACCTCAGTATACACTTACACTTCTTGTCTTTTTATACAATTTCGTAGTTTATGTTATTTCtccaatattattattcttcaaACCATAAAATACActtcaaatataaacaaaataatatatatatatatatatatatatatatatatatattctaacagataaattaaattaatataaactttaattcattaaaataacgTAATATAGTAAAAAGTGTCCactaacaaattatataatgtttttgtttctgtatTTCTATATACTTACTGGCAGTTGGTGATAGAAAAATTAAGTTTGGCTCTTTGGATTTGGTAGATTATCATAGGATTTTCCTTTGTTGGAGAAGATGTTTTTTCTTCACAGtgtttaatatacatatattttgtttctcatCCATTACTTTTGGtgaaattaaaaagacaaaagaagaaaaacaaaaggcaCTGTACTGTGCATGCTTTTGAAAATCAATTCATCCTTTCCGTTTTTTCCTGTTGTAGGGTTCTGTGTTGAGGCAGTGATGCCTGACCTAGTTTTAACTTTCACTTTTACGTAATGAAATCTGAATCATGCAATAGccactatatatataaaatttattttaagatttatcTTATTAGAATACTTGACCCAATCGAATAAAATTTAAATCGTATACCTTTCAAGAAAATTCTTATAATTCAGAATAGTAATCACACTTGATCTAGGTACAAAAACTGATGTATAGGAGAGGTAAGAAGTATAAAAAGAATCAAAGTGGCCCCATTACTCTGAAAATTTGGAGCAACAACGCATTCCAGAATGATTATGATGAAACATTGCTGTCTGTTTTGTTACATTGTATCTGGACTGGACCAGTCGTTCTTTGCATTTTTCTTCAAATGCAAATAATCTATTTCTCCTTCTACCTAGTAAGAGAAAGAGAACATATTCAGGAAGTTCTCACTTCCCCACCAGCCAGATTCAGTTTCTCCGAAATTTCTAGGTGGGAAAAACAGGAAACAgatgtgttttgtttttcctGTTTTTATAATAGTACGAGTTGAAGAAGACAAATTCCAACTTTAGAATAATATTTGGTTGGTAGATGCAGTGCCCGTAATAAGAAAAAAGACCAAGAATTGAAAACGTGCTTTGCATtctgaaaagaaaatgagagcgTCTTCCTCGCAAGTCATCACGCAGTACAATTTTCAGCACGTTTATTTGAAATAACACTGTTGATTTGATTTTAGGAATAATTCGTATCCTATATTAGGGTCTCAAATCTCCATCATTTCTCGTCAATTTTCAGATGCTAAAACGTTTGAtgatcttctttttcttcccatTTTCAACATAAAATGATTGCGATGACATATAGAGCGGTAGGGATTCACACTGATCATCATTCCGTTTATGAAATGGATCCTCTCAACTTAACTTTATCGTTTTAATTTCACTGAAGATCGAATGAGAGccctaaatattcattttaggGTTGCCTGTTGGTGGAACTAATTCCAACCATTTCTTCCTCAACATTTTTACGATagcaatttttgaaaaatgaaatctttcgttaat contains:
- the LOC108322140 gene encoding LOW QUALITY PROTEIN: transcription factor bHLH35 (The sequence of the model RefSeq protein was modified relative to this genomic sequence to represent the inferred CDS: deleted 1 base in 1 codon), producing the protein MENMGGEYNHFWDTFFQNQELDSWAMDEAAMSGYYDSSSPDGGASSMASKNIVSERNRRKKLNERLFALRAVVPNISKMDKASIIKDAIEYIQHLHEQEKRIEAEILDLESGKLKNPTYEFDHDLPILLRSKKKRTEQLFDSATSRNSPIEVIELRVAYMGDKTFVVSLTCSKRIDTMVKLCQVFESLKLKIIAANITSFSGTLLKTVFIEADEEEKDVLQIKIQTAISALNGPHSPMSI